The following are encoded in a window of Piliocolobus tephrosceles isolate RC106 unplaced genomic scaffold, ASM277652v3 unscaffolded_36693, whole genome shotgun sequence genomic DNA:
- the LOC111524552 gene encoding mpv17-like protein → MAGWWPAFSRAARRHPWPTNVLLYGSLFTAGDALQQRLQGGEADWRQTRSVATLVVTFHANFNYVWLGLLERALPGRAPRAVLAKLLCDQVVAAPIAISVFYAGMSILQEKDDIFLDLKQKFWNTYL, encoded by the exons ATGGCGGGCTGGTGGCCGGCATTCTCGCGCGCGGCCCGGCGCCACCCGTGGCCCACCAACGTACTGCTCTACGGCTCGCTCTTCACTGCCGGGGACGCGCTGCAGCAGCGGCTGCAGGGCGGCGAGGCCGACTGGCGCCAGACGCGGAGCGTGGCCACGTTGGTGGTGACCTTCCACGCCAACTTCAACTACGTGTGGCTGGGCCTGCTGGAGCGCGCGCTCCCGGGCCGCGCGCCGCGCGCGGTGCTGGCCAAGTTGCTCTGCGACCAGGTGGTCGCTGCGCCCATCGCGATCTCGGTCTTCTACGCCG GTATGAGCATTCTCCAGGAAAAGGATGACATATTTTTGGACctgaaacagaaattctggaatacCTATCTG